The proteins below are encoded in one region of Anguilla anguilla isolate fAngAng1 chromosome 3, fAngAng1.pri, whole genome shotgun sequence:
- the LOC118224330 gene encoding cilia- and flagella-associated protein 97-like encodes MPKVKEQRGGKDQFFECNDGSDRNQDKTKEKDQEQEGKDQRMSSRPQPYNTCTRLYHTAQNRKDDMERIDRENRVQTRRLDTTKPSRGMGRMEQLADYDRQASYRGLPAPGPSNLTETPSEAHFKLMVKSHYSRVKLTGFLQ; translated from the exons ATGCCCAAGGTCAAAGAGCAGAGGGGAGGAAAGGATCAGTTTTTTGAATGCAATGATGGAAGTGATAGAAatcaagacaaaacaaaagaaaaagaccaAGAGCAGGAGGGAAAAGACCAGAGGATGTCAAGCCGACCCCAGCCCTACAATACTTGTACCCGCCTGTACCACACCGCTCAGAACAGGAAGGATGACATGGAAAGAATTGACAGGGAGAACCGG GTTCAAACAAGGCGACTGGATACCACTAAGCCCTCACGGGGAATGGGACGAATGGAGCAGTTGGCAGACTATGATCGGCAGGCCTCTTACAGGGGATTACCCGCCCCCGGCCCCTCTAATTTGACAGAGACCCCCTCAGAAG CCCACTTCAAGTTGATGGTGAAATCTCACTACTCCCGGGTTAAACTGACTGGATTCCTGCAGTGA